Proteins from a single region of Argopecten irradians isolate NY chromosome 7, Ai_NY, whole genome shotgun sequence:
- the LOC138327655 gene encoding arfaptin-2-like isoform X2, with product MADQNAVANGGGDTIQDDTFEMDLKEILEDGPNLNDMSNTVQSGSPKKIITTSNVPLSSQTPAQSNGDFIPKTVSAAQSKLESIRHWSVNTFKCTKQYLSERLGKGSKTVDLELETQIEVLRDMQRKYANILRLARALTNHFYQVVQTQRALGEAFGEQGQRSPELQEEFSYNCETQRALVKNGETLLGAMNFFTSSVNTLCNKTMEDSLMTVRQYEHARLEYDAYRNDLEVLQLGPRDGGTVAKMDEAKRKFDDYKVKFEQLRADVTIKLKFLDENRVKVMHKQLLLFHNAVSAYFTGNDAALEATLKQFNIKLKGANTEKPSWLEQ from the exons ATGGCTGACCAGAATGCAGTTGCAAATGGAGGTGGGGACACCATACAGGATGATACATTCGAGATGGATCTTAAAGAAATTCTGGAGGATGGTCCTAATCTCAACGATATGAGCAACACTGTTCAGAGTGGCTCGCCCAAAAAAATTATCA CTACAAGCAATGTTCCTTTATCTAGTCAAACACCAGCCCAAAGTAATGGGGACTTCATTCCTAAGACTGTGTCTGCAGCACAATCTAAACTTGAATCTATACGACACTGGAGTGTGAACACTTTCAAGTGCACAAAGCAGTATTTGTCAGAAAGATTAGGAAAGGGTTCAAAGACTGTAGATTTGGAGCTTGAGACACAAATTGAAGTTCTGAGAGACATGCAACGCAAATATGCTAATATTTTACGTCTGGCCCGTGCCCTTACCAATCACTTCTACCAAGTAGTGCAGACCCAGCGAGCCCTGGGGGAGGCTTTTGGAGAGCAGGGACAGAGAAGTCCAGAACTACAAGAGGAATTCTCTTACAACTGTGAGACGCAACGTGCACTGGTTAAGAATGGAGAGACATTGCTAG GTGCTATGAATTTCTTCACATCGAGTGTCAAcacattatgtaataaaacaatggaaGATTCACTGATGACTGTCCGCCAATATGAACATGCAAG GTTAGAGTATGATGCCTACAGGAATGACCTTGAAGTACTACAGTTAGGCCCACGAGATGGTGGCACTGTTGCCAAGATGGATGAGGCCAAGCGCAAGTTTGATGACTATAAAGTGAAATTTGAACAACTGAGAGCTGATGTTACTATCAAACTGAAATTCCTGGATGAGAATAGG GTAAAGGTGATGCACAAACAACTTCTACTGTTCCACAATGCTGTGTCTGCCTATTTTACTGGAAACGATGCCGCCCTTGAAGCCACCTTGAAGCAGTTTAACATCAAACTTAAAGGAGCTAACACAGAAAAGCCATCATGGTTAGAGCAGTGA
- the LOC138327657 gene encoding uncharacterized protein isoform X2: MTDWTIPGVIWPLIGTLIGAALFWLFYRKITRKKSQIKGVCLNRFECEDGVTLFDNDHSECCRRVRIALLEKRIPFTKMNIDLGTGEQYSEEYLAINPNGKVPALRIRNVEDVPDCTLYESNVIIEFLDNMFPGTSLFPSDHWQRTCVRMWQEWEQQIVQDYLALFFENLFGFLTRLMFGSAKVLEASFHPSMAEDIKTVIIRSCEGTYKTSDDLQHHAFACYKMLFMLEKELEGQQYLVGDTLSAADLAVFPRVCMFPLIGLPVPQETFPNVVSYIEGLQKREVFANSLDVNTQRLYYLIGTFERLFVWMSNIRSGGMHSRFNGSAALSRASSLYKDMSDYDEVLDGTTSGRTLTDVSLSAETWQSTLLMMEKEMSFRLVHGDVLDLIGRSGGCSRIQCLKEGDWKVYGQMSTLEYIDWTGPGQNYVPSDPIKKAYVQIWQAWEQAMYESDIYPLMEDEILSQVLVTRYKDNIDSLMQLECSPYHADRFPDIVKCYILGMRISDHHVTDMLTKYSSGGIPSQEEQQKVNEKHRENIIRRLEYLESILKTRVFLIGDEVTLADMCVFCRLKQLTSLNIDITVDKFPSVSKWMAKLTERPGFFAIAASVKLPPHL; encoded by the exons ATGACCGACTGGACCATTCCAGGTGTAATATGGCCTTTGATTGGAACTCTTATAGGAGCTGCTCTTTTCTGGCTGTTTTACAGGAAAATAACACGGAAGAAGTCGCAGATCAAAGGCGTCTGTCTCAACAG GTTTGAGTGTGAGGATGGGGTCACCTTGTTTGACAATGATCACAGTGAATGTTGTCGTCGGGTTAGGATCGCCCTTCTGGAGAAACGCATACCATTTACCAAG ATGAATATAGACCTTGGTACCGGAGAACAATATTCAGAGGAATATCTCGCCATTAATCCAAATGGAAAAGTACCAGCTTTACGTATTAGGAACGTGGAG GACGTCCCCGACTGCACATTATATGAGTCTAACGTTATCATCGAGTTTCTGGACAATATGTTTCCGGGAACAAGTCTTTTTCCAAGTGATCATTGGCAACGCACCTGTGTCCGAATGTGGCAAGAATGGGAGCAGCAAATAGTTCAG GACTACCTGGCACTGTTCTTTGAAAACCTGTTTGGTTTCCTCACAAGGCTGATGTTCGGATCAGCCAAAGTACTGGAGGCGTCATTCCATCCTTCAATGGCCGAGGACATAAAAACAGTTATAATAAG GTCCTGTGAAGGCACATATAAGACATCAGATGACCTACAGCACCATGCATTCGCctgttataaaatgttatttatgcTGGAGAAAGAGTTGGAAGGTCAGCAATATCTG GTGGGAGATACCTTGTCAGCAGCCGACCTGGCCGTGTTTCCAAGGGTATGTATGTTTCCATTGATTGGTCTACCGGTTCCACAAGAAACATTTCCAAACGTAGTCAGCTATATAGAGGGGTTGCAGAAGAGGGAAGTTTTTGCCAACAGCTTGGACGTGAATACCCAGCGGTTGTACTATTTAATTGGAACATTTgaacgtttgtttgtttggatgagtAACATTCGAAGTGGTGGCATGCATTCTCGCTTCAATGGTAGTGCAGCTTTATCCAG AGCATCGTCATTATACAAGGACATGTCTGATTATGATGAAGTGTTGGATGGGACGACCAGTGGTAGAACGCTAACAGATGTGTCCTTATCTGCCGAGACATGGCAGAGTACTCTACTGATGATGGAAAAG GAGATGTCATTTCGCTTGGTACATGGTGATGTACTAGACCTGATAGGCCGTTCAGGGGGCTGTAGTAGGATTCAATGTCTCAAAGAGGGCGACTGGAAAGTATACGGACAGATGTCGACACTCGAGTATATCGACTGGACGGGTCCAGGACAAA ATTATGTACCATCTGATCCTATTAAGAAAGCTTACGTCCAAATTTGGCAGGCGTGGGAGCAGGCCATGTACGAGTCCGATATCTACCCTCTCATGGAAGACGAAATACTGTCTCAAGTTCTGGTAACAAG GTACAAGGATAATATCGATTCACTGATGCAGCTTGAGTGTTCTCCTTACCACGCCGACAGATTCCCAGACATAGTGAAATGTTATATATTGGG GATGAGGATATCCGAccatcacgtgaccgacatgTTAACTAAATACAGTTCCGGAGGGATACCGTCCCAGGAGGAGCAGCAGAAAGTAAACGAGAAACACAGAGAGAACATTATCAGACGGTTAGAATATCTAGAAAGCATACTTAAG aCACGTGTGTTCCTAATCGGAGACGAGGTGACGTTAGCGGACATGTGCGTGTTCTGTCGACTTAAACAATTAACATCTctaaatatagacattacagtaGACAAGTTCCCATCAGTCTCTAAATGGATGGCCAAACTGACAGAGAGACCGGGCTTCTTCGCCATAGCTGCCTCTGTAAAACTACCCCCTCACCTGTAA
- the LOC138327655 gene encoding arfaptin-2-like isoform X1: MADQNAVANGGGDTIQDDTFEMDLKEILEDGPNLNDMSNTVQSGSPKKIISRSYSGSSMSAASFGATEPRLTRSFTMPPATSNVPLSSQTPAQSNGDFIPKTVSAAQSKLESIRHWSVNTFKCTKQYLSERLGKGSKTVDLELETQIEVLRDMQRKYANILRLARALTNHFYQVVQTQRALGEAFGEQGQRSPELQEEFSYNCETQRALVKNGETLLGAMNFFTSSVNTLCNKTMEDSLMTVRQYEHARLEYDAYRNDLEVLQLGPRDGGTVAKMDEAKRKFDDYKVKFEQLRADVTIKLKFLDENRVKVMHKQLLLFHNAVSAYFTGNDAALEATLKQFNIKLKGANTEKPSWLEQ; encoded by the exons ATGGCTGACCAGAATGCAGTTGCAAATGGAGGTGGGGACACCATACAGGATGATACATTCGAGATGGATCTTAAAGAAATTCTGGAGGATGGTCCTAATCTCAACGATATGAGCAACACTGTTCAGAGTGGCTCGCCCAAAAAAATTATCAGTAGGTCTTACAGTGGAAGCTCTATGTCTGCTGCTAGCTTTGGAGCCACTGAACCACGACTAACTCGGTCATTTACTATGCCTCCTG CTACAAGCAATGTTCCTTTATCTAGTCAAACACCAGCCCAAAGTAATGGGGACTTCATTCCTAAGACTGTGTCTGCAGCACAATCTAAACTTGAATCTATACGACACTGGAGTGTGAACACTTTCAAGTGCACAAAGCAGTATTTGTCAGAAAGATTAGGAAAGGGTTCAAAGACTGTAGATTTGGAGCTTGAGACACAAATTGAAGTTCTGAGAGACATGCAACGCAAATATGCTAATATTTTACGTCTGGCCCGTGCCCTTACCAATCACTTCTACCAAGTAGTGCAGACCCAGCGAGCCCTGGGGGAGGCTTTTGGAGAGCAGGGACAGAGAAGTCCAGAACTACAAGAGGAATTCTCTTACAACTGTGAGACGCAACGTGCACTGGTTAAGAATGGAGAGACATTGCTAG GTGCTATGAATTTCTTCACATCGAGTGTCAAcacattatgtaataaaacaatggaaGATTCACTGATGACTGTCCGCCAATATGAACATGCAAG GTTAGAGTATGATGCCTACAGGAATGACCTTGAAGTACTACAGTTAGGCCCACGAGATGGTGGCACTGTTGCCAAGATGGATGAGGCCAAGCGCAAGTTTGATGACTATAAAGTGAAATTTGAACAACTGAGAGCTGATGTTACTATCAAACTGAAATTCCTGGATGAGAATAGG GTAAAGGTGATGCACAAACAACTTCTACTGTTCCACAATGCTGTGTCTGCCTATTTTACTGGAAACGATGCCGCCCTTGAAGCCACCTTGAAGCAGTTTAACATCAAACTTAAAGGAGCTAACACAGAAAAGCCATCATGGTTAGAGCAGTGA
- the LOC138327657 gene encoding uncharacterized protein isoform X1: protein MTDWTIPGVIWPLIGTLIGAALFWLFYRKITRKKSQIKGVCLNRFECEDGVTLFDNDHSECCRRVRIALLEKRIPFTKMNIDLGTGEQYSEEYLAINPNGKVPALRIRNVEDVPDCTLYESNVIIEFLDNMFPGTSLFPSDHWQRTCVRMWQEWEQQIVQDYLALFFENLFGFLTRLMFGSAKVLEASFHPSMAEDIKTVIIRSCEGTYKTSDDLQHHAFACYKMLFMLEKELEGQQYLVGDTLSAADLAVFPRVCMFPLIGLPVPQETFPNVVSYIEGLQKREVFANSLDVNTQRLYYLIGTFERLFVWMSNIRSGGMHSRFNGSAALSRASSLYKDMSDYDEVLDGTTSGRTLTDVSLSAETWQSTLLMMEKEMSFRLVHGDVLDLIGRSGGCSRIQCLKEGDWKVYGQMSTLEYIDWTGPGQNYVPSDPIKKAYVQIWQAWEQAMYESDIYPLMEDEILSQVLVTRYKDNIDSLMQLECSPYHADRFPDIVKCYILGMRISDHHVTDMLTKYSSGGIPSQEEQQKVNEKHRENIIRRLEYLESILKVKTRVFLIGDEVTLADMCVFCRLKQLTSLNIDITVDKFPSVSKWMAKLTERPGFFAIAASVKLPPHL from the exons ATGACCGACTGGACCATTCCAGGTGTAATATGGCCTTTGATTGGAACTCTTATAGGAGCTGCTCTTTTCTGGCTGTTTTACAGGAAAATAACACGGAAGAAGTCGCAGATCAAAGGCGTCTGTCTCAACAG GTTTGAGTGTGAGGATGGGGTCACCTTGTTTGACAATGATCACAGTGAATGTTGTCGTCGGGTTAGGATCGCCCTTCTGGAGAAACGCATACCATTTACCAAG ATGAATATAGACCTTGGTACCGGAGAACAATATTCAGAGGAATATCTCGCCATTAATCCAAATGGAAAAGTACCAGCTTTACGTATTAGGAACGTGGAG GACGTCCCCGACTGCACATTATATGAGTCTAACGTTATCATCGAGTTTCTGGACAATATGTTTCCGGGAACAAGTCTTTTTCCAAGTGATCATTGGCAACGCACCTGTGTCCGAATGTGGCAAGAATGGGAGCAGCAAATAGTTCAG GACTACCTGGCACTGTTCTTTGAAAACCTGTTTGGTTTCCTCACAAGGCTGATGTTCGGATCAGCCAAAGTACTGGAGGCGTCATTCCATCCTTCAATGGCCGAGGACATAAAAACAGTTATAATAAG GTCCTGTGAAGGCACATATAAGACATCAGATGACCTACAGCACCATGCATTCGCctgttataaaatgttatttatgcTGGAGAAAGAGTTGGAAGGTCAGCAATATCTG GTGGGAGATACCTTGTCAGCAGCCGACCTGGCCGTGTTTCCAAGGGTATGTATGTTTCCATTGATTGGTCTACCGGTTCCACAAGAAACATTTCCAAACGTAGTCAGCTATATAGAGGGGTTGCAGAAGAGGGAAGTTTTTGCCAACAGCTTGGACGTGAATACCCAGCGGTTGTACTATTTAATTGGAACATTTgaacgtttgtttgtttggatgagtAACATTCGAAGTGGTGGCATGCATTCTCGCTTCAATGGTAGTGCAGCTTTATCCAG AGCATCGTCATTATACAAGGACATGTCTGATTATGATGAAGTGTTGGATGGGACGACCAGTGGTAGAACGCTAACAGATGTGTCCTTATCTGCCGAGACATGGCAGAGTACTCTACTGATGATGGAAAAG GAGATGTCATTTCGCTTGGTACATGGTGATGTACTAGACCTGATAGGCCGTTCAGGGGGCTGTAGTAGGATTCAATGTCTCAAAGAGGGCGACTGGAAAGTATACGGACAGATGTCGACACTCGAGTATATCGACTGGACGGGTCCAGGACAAA ATTATGTACCATCTGATCCTATTAAGAAAGCTTACGTCCAAATTTGGCAGGCGTGGGAGCAGGCCATGTACGAGTCCGATATCTACCCTCTCATGGAAGACGAAATACTGTCTCAAGTTCTGGTAACAAG GTACAAGGATAATATCGATTCACTGATGCAGCTTGAGTGTTCTCCTTACCACGCCGACAGATTCCCAGACATAGTGAAATGTTATATATTGGG GATGAGGATATCCGAccatcacgtgaccgacatgTTAACTAAATACAGTTCCGGAGGGATACCGTCCCAGGAGGAGCAGCAGAAAGTAAACGAGAAACACAGAGAGAACATTATCAGACGGTTAGAATATCTAGAAAGCATACTTAAGGTAAAG aCACGTGTGTTCCTAATCGGAGACGAGGTGACGTTAGCGGACATGTGCGTGTTCTGTCGACTTAAACAATTAACATCTctaaatatagacattacagtaGACAAGTTCCCATCAGTCTCTAAATGGATGGCCAAACTGACAGAGAGACCGGGCTTCTTCGCCATAGCTGCCTCTGTAAAACTACCCCCTCACCTGTAA
- the LOC138327659 gene encoding mitochondrial import inner membrane translocase subunit Tim9-like, which translates to MNRKQEMENAQKEAFALNMQNLREFLTMYASLTERCFCNCAVLQHSSKLSAQEKLCVENCTDRYISYNQRLMPTFAEHYQAKMKEAEKAAIEQMEKAKQEQAAKEQTTPT; encoded by the exons ATGAACCGAAAACAAGAGATGGAGAATGCACAGAAAGAGGCGTTTGCCTTGAATATGCAAAAT TTACGAGAGTTTCTAACGATGTATGCAAGCCTGACTGAGCGATGCTTCTGTAACTGTGCAGTGTTACAACATTCCAGTAAGCTGTCAGCACAGGAG aaactatgtGTTGAAAActgtacagatagatatatctCATATAATCAAAGACTGATGCCAACATTTGCAGAACACTACCAGGCTAAAATGAAGGAGGCTGAGAAAGCAGCAATAGAACAAATGGAAAAGGCTAAGCAGGAACAAGCAGCTAAAGAACAGACAACTCCAACATAA